A window of Gallus gallus isolate bGalGal1 chromosome 3, bGalGal1.mat.broiler.GRCg7b, whole genome shotgun sequence genomic DNA:
TCAGCAAGGAACATTTCCAAATCAACTTCCATCGtggttgaaaagaaaatgaggataCCTgatctctttccctttttcccacTTCAGCTGATCATTTCAAGAACAGTGTGATTTCTTTTGCTCTTGGAGCTCCTAGTCACTGCAAACACCATCACAATTAGATGAAAAGCTCACATTGCAAAGGCATGCGAACGTTCAatctctgctgtttcttcaaGACTTTATAGTATAGAGGTCTGACACATTTATCATGTACGTGGTACCCATTTCATCCTGCTCTCTCTTAGCTTTGGACTTTTTTTCAAAGCTGCCAAACATTCAGATGCCAATTAAGAAACCAGAATCCAGACTTTAAACAGAGATTAAGTAATTCAGCAGTGTCTCTACAAGCTATAATTAAAAGCAGTTAGCTTCAATACAGGCAGAGCAGAAGTACGGAGGCAGAGACCTACTTTTGGTATTGTTCTCCAATAAAATATACTGTAAACAACAACTAGCCCATTCATTGCTCTCCTGCTGCATTCGGTTAAAGTTGATCAGAGCAGATCAAATCTAAGCACCAAAACTAGCAAGTAAGAGAAAACACGAGGTTAAGGAAATCCCAGAATCTGACTAGCAGGGAAGTACCAACTGCAGCATTACCTGGGTGTCTAATTAGCCAATTTACCTCAAATTACTGCTGCCAAATTTTGTACTGTCATTGACAACACAAGCGAGGCAGACTGTGGTGCTGATACTCATggccaaacaaaaacaacccttaCTTTCTGAAGTTCAATATTTACACATGCAGAGCGGTACatatttctttggaaaaaaaaaacccactttccACATCCTTGCTTAGGatggagacaaaagaaaatacacaacaaagggagtgctgtgatggcaaaaaaaaccccacaacagctatttttaaatcttaagAAGTATCTGCATCATCACCAACTGTGGTCTATAAGGAGAATATAGTTATTCATCACAGACTTATTAGGAGATTGATATGTAGGCGTTCACTGTGAGACAATCAGTAGATTTAACAGTCGCCATTGTACTAATAAAGGGTAATGTAAGTAATGTAATGCCTCTAGTTTTCCCCCAGCTGCTACTGATCCAGTATCAGGTATCATACGTACTGTCTCAAGCCATTGTGCTGATGACACAAAAACTGAAGCAGATGACTACCAATGCTTGGCAGGAAGCTGCACCTGCGAATATCAACGTAGATTCATTAAGGTTAATCGCAGTTTTGTCAAACGCTATGATGTCAGGATCTGAAGTAAAAAGTGCTCCCTTGTGTCATACAGCATCTTACTGAGTGTTCTGAGAACACGCACGCACAGGTTTCTTTTCGTGCTGTCCTGATCTCCAtgcaaaaaataatatgaaagtGCATAAAATGTTTAAGGTTTGCAAATATGCTACCTGCAACTTACACTTTGGGACACcatgaaaatgtaaaagaaaacatagcCAGGTGAGCCAGTCTCCACATACACTACAGAATGTGACAGACAGCCTAGCAGGGGGAAAACCAGTTCCTAAAAGATAGGTTTTCAAATTCTTTTAGTGGCTTCTCTGCACGCTTACAAtgttgaaaaaggaaaatgcacatCTGTTTCATACTGTAAGCGATACACTTAAAAGCGAGAAATGTTGAATTCTGATCAGAACAACTTTTGACTCAATGTTTGTTAACGTGGGTACTTTGGTGAACAGCCTTTTCTGTGCTCTTCCCTACCACAGGAATTTTGTATGCACACATTAGAAGTGAAGGGCCAATGAGTATCTCTCAGCACAGAGTCCTGCATAATGCGATCCTGGTCTTGACTGGGGCCATTATTAGCTGCTGTAAAGTGCTGCTACTACTATTAAAATGCAATATACCAGAGGAAATAACGAGGACGAGTGAATGAATGACCAAATAGCATTTTGATGGTTACATATCTGATGGTTCCAgacactgagaaagaaaatcccTCTGCTGCATGTTAGATGAAGTAACAGATTTTAAGCAGAAAGTAGTCCAACGCATTGCATGCAATAGACCATAGAGCCACACTCAGTAACTCAGACATCACGTGCAAGgaatgaaacaagaaaagaatggGTGCTCTGAAAATGATACCAAAATAGTGCAGAATTTTAAATTCTAGCCTTGGTCCTGCCACTGACTTGAGAAAGTAGTATAACCAGTTTGCCTGagtttcagtatttaaaaagtcaGAGTGCTTCCTTATTCCACAAGGACAGCGTCAGGTTTAATTAATTATGTCCGTAAAATCTCTTCTAAATGAAAAGTGGTAGGCATGATTTATTAATTAACTCTGAAACACCACTGCACAATCAGAGACTGATCACTGTTTTATCAAGAGgataacattttaataaaatacatctCAAAGTGGAAATTACAGTAACAGTCTTTTTGACTTATTTAGATTTCTTTTGTGGAGAGCAAAGCAATAGATTTTTGATGAGTTCTAGAAGTAGAAGTGTAATCGAGAACAAGAGAAACAGGAACACTCAATCAGGCCTTCTACTGCCATGAATGTGGCACTAGCTAAATGGCATTGCATAAATCATGAGAATAGGGACTATACACCTAGTGCTGCTGCCAGACCAAGCTGAAAGAAGACTACTCTTCTACCTATTAGATGTCACTTGTAGCCTGATGACTTGCAGGGATCCATGTGAGTCACCTACATATAGCCATCCAGAACTACAGTGTGGCATTAACAGCTCCAGATTACCTGCAAGTGACAACGTGTCATCTATAAAGGTCTTGATTTATGTCGTCATGACTCCACTATTGTCAGCTCTCAATTTCATAGGTGCATTGCAGCGGCAGCATGCATCTGCAGGCAGGATCCGTGCATCAGAGTTATGAATGACTGTTAGCTGCAATGGAGACAGCCCTTCTCTCAGCCTCCAGTGGCACCTCTTTTTTGGTGCTCTTTTCCCTGCAAGGAGCTGCCATCACAGGGACACTGTCCTTCAGTCAATGCTTACTAGGGCCAGGAATTCATCAGCACAGGTGTAAGAGTAGTGCAAAATATTCAGACAAGACATAGATCAAACTATCTGTGAGTTGATTCAAGCATATCTTCCGGACAGTCCCGTGGCCCAACTCTTTCCTGGACAGCTCCATCTATTCTTTGGCCTGTACTGGCAAGCTCCACACCCTCACTGCCAACAGCCCAAGTTTCACAGGAGGAAATGAATCATGCCCTCAGAACGTAAACTGAAATCCTACAAACCTGTTGTATATCAGTGTAACTCATGTATTGCCTATTGCGTTTTAATCTAATAttatatatgaagaaaaatgccCCACACTGGTCTAGTGGCTGACGACCTTGCCCATGGCAAagggttgaaactaaatgatctttgagatccttttcaacccaggccattctattattctctgattctatgaaatctacCAGAATTCATCACTAAATGGCATTCCAAAGATTAAGTACAtgattataaatgaaaatagcaGCATCAGGTGATTTGAAATGCAGTGTAGGCTGAATAGGAGCCCGATCCAGGACAAAATAACCACAACTCTTCCTGGCTACACAGACATCAGGTTTGTACTGCTGCAACGTGGCATATAATTCAGCACTACCACTTGCTCTAGGAAGTAAGACATAAGGGATTATCCGGCCTGaatgaaaatactttgtgaaaacactgcagctaaaatgaaaacagtgtgaCAACAGTGGGCCAAGTTTGACTTGTTAGTTGGTCAAAACAAGCAGATTATCTTAATTAATTACTCATCTGTTTATGTGAAGTCCATGCTTGCTGGTCACATCATCTCTCTGCTTCTGAgtttctcagctttctcttttttgccaCACATTCTTCAGACTGCCTAGCAGGAGAGCTACATATCTGCACAGCACATGCTCATGTTGAcccagctgagcagcacctcACCCCCCTGAGCAAAAACACACTGGGACAGCCATGGCACTGAGCCTTCCAGAACAGCTGAGCAGCCCAGACATGAGTTTCATTTCGTTGAGGTGCAGTCGGTACCGAAGGCGTTATGCTACCCCCAGGCTCCAATACACGCACTCATCTCACTGCCAAACTGCTAGGGTGGCTGAGAGCCATTGGGCcagggctggagcaggcagATTACACTGCTGTCCAGTGCCAGATAAGCTGCCAGCCCAGTGCCTTCCCAGGCACGTGGGGTGGCTCCAGGGAGCTGGGTCTCCCTGCCCACCCCTCCAGGGAGGGACGGGACAGGCATGCTGAACCTGCAGCTTCCCTCAGTGGTCCACCTGCTGCATGCACAGCCAGCACTCAGCCCCCTGCCTCACTGCTAGCCATAGCCATCATCTCTCAGCTACATCAGACATTTCTGATTTTCCAcatttgggtttgggttttacATTCCTGTGTGATTCATGGTTGCACTGATATGTGAAACTAAGAGGCTGTCTCTTACCTTGAAAACATTTTACCTGCGATCCAGCCCTCGTGGCTTTTATCTCAGACCAGATCTGTGTCGGTTGCACATAGAGAAAAGCCTCAGCTCCCAGCGCCACACTAGAGAAGCAGGAGTGCTGCACTCTGTCAGAACATGCCACAGCCTGCCTTCCAACACAGCTCATGGCTTCTGCTGGGGACAGAACGGGACCAATGTCACACTAACAGTGACACGGGGGTAGGCCACCTAGCCCAACAACGTTTTCAACGGTGTTTGCAACAAGAGGCAGGAGGCAGCACCCTGCCTTCAAATGTGTGCTCACTAGGtagctgtgctggggatgtgAAGGAGATCAAAGCCGCTTGCCTGGGTGTCCATCATGCCATTGCACAGATCCCTTCTTTGAGAGGCAGAGGTACACACTTCCTTCTAACTGCTCCTCAGGCCTCCTGCTTATGGGCAGGCTGCACATCACAGAGAGCTCAACTTCCACCCTAAACACTCCGTGTAACTATGCCACTGGATCAGCCCCAAGTATCACAGTTTGGGGAATGACCTTCAGGACTGCTTCCTGTGCAAGAATGCTGGGCACATCCTTTGCACGGTGAGCTCCAGGTGAACCACTCTCAGAGCCACTCCATGAAAAACACCGTGTTCTTGTGGGGCCTCCAGCaaaagaaggatgtggagttTTCAGAGTGGGTCCAGGGAAGGCtacaaagatgctcagagggctggagcacctctcctatgaagaaaggctgagggaccAGGGTTTTTTCAGCCTGTAGAAGGCTccggagagacctcattgtgaccttccagtgcttgaagggagcttgtagacaggaggaaaatcaacttttcaCACAGTCAGATAGCGATAGGAAAACGTGGAACAGtttgaaactaaaagaggagagatttaggtgAGATATCAGGGGGGAAACTTCACTGAGAGGGcattgaggccctggcacagctacccagagaagctgtggtgccccatccctggaggcgctccAGGGCAGGccggatggggccctgggcagcctcagctggtggtggcagccctgcccatggcacagggtgggactgggtgggGGCCCCTTGAAGAAGGGGCTaaagccccttccaacccaacccatcctgtGACTCTACGTCACGCAGGGGCaatccactgctgcaccatgGCAACGGACTCACAAACTGACTGCTGTAAGCCAGCGTTTGGGATGGCCTCGAGAGCGATAAACTCGGCCTCTGAAGGGACTGAGACATCAGACCGACGCTGAACGTTAAGGTGTAACACATACAGGTCGCCTTAGGCGATGCTTGAGCCTCTAGCAGTTTAAATACGGAATCCAAGCCCCCAGGAAGCCTTTTATAGCTCCTATTAAATACAAGCAGTCAACTGTCACTAGCAGCCCGTTCCAAAGGCTCCAACAGCACAACGCAACCGCCGCTCCTCTCAGCCACCGCCCCCCCGCCTTATCGCGCCGCGCCAGACGAGACTCTCGTCGCCCCCGCGCGTCACCTGACCGCGCGCCGCTGACGTCACGGGCGCGCGGGGCGGCCGTTGGCGGGGGCGAGCCAAGATGGCGCTGCTGGTGCGGGAGCCGCTGTGCTCGCGGGCGCGGCTGCGGGCGCTGCCCCCCGGCGGCGGCTCGGTGCGCGGCCTGCTGCGGGACTGCGCTCGGGAGCTGGTGAGTGGCGGCGGGACGGCGCTCTGGCCCCGCGGGCGGCCCTCCCCGGCTCGTAGGCCGGCCTCCCTCGCTGCGGTATTCCCTAAGGGTGGGCCTCGGCTGGGTGTTTCGGTTCTCGCTCGGTCGCGTGACGAATTGCTGTTTGGTTCTTTTTAGAACGTTCCCGAAGAAAGTTTGTACGCGAAGTGTAACGGGCGGCTGGCGGCCGGAGGAGACGTGCTGCGGGATGGCGCCGTGTACAGCCTGGAGCTGCGGCTGTGCGGGGGGAAAGGAGGTGTGCTTTGTTACCGCACGCAGATCGGGAAGGCCTCCAGGAAGCGAGCGGGCTGTTCTCAGGCCTGGTGCCTCTCTGCGGCCTTAACGAACGAGCTCGATGCTGTTGATATCGGGGACCGTGCCCTGGCTGCGTGTAGCAGCGAGGACCTCTCCTTCTACAGAATATGAAACACAGTAGCATGTAGTTATTGAGCTACGTGAATCCTCATGGGTTTTATTAGCCAAATGCAGTACTGCTTTGTGGTACAGTAGGCTATCTAGAGTGATTAGTATTTACAGCActccttaaagatcactgaagGGCATCAGTGTATAGGTATCTTCCAGCTTCTGCTTGAGAAACAGTGCTTGCTTCTTTCAGGCTGCTTAAAATTGTATTAATGTGAAGCCACGTAGTGTCTTTCTGAGGTAGCTGAGGGATGAGGCGAGACTGAGTGAGAGAGGCTAGCAGGCTCGCCTAGGAGTAGTGGCTGAGGGGCgtatagaatcactaaggtgGGAAAAGCCCACTGGAATCATCACGTCCAGCCATCAAAATCTGTTCGGAGAAGCTGTATGGCATAATCACGGGCAGCTTGATGACATGGATACGACTACCTCCTAAAAAATAgggggtttttgttttatttggatGGGAGCTAAAGGGACATAGGGGAGAAGTATATTCTGGATAAACTGGGAAGGATTGAAGATGTTAAGTTGGAGATGGAGAAGATTGCAAACCGTTTTGCTGGGAGAGTCCAGGAATAGGCTCTCATGTTAGGAGTGCTGCACAGGAGGTCCTGGTAACTTTGGTGTCTGACATTAGGAGAGCAGAAATGACATGAGTGGTAAATGTtggatgcttttctttttcatgtattGTTAAAACGTTCATAGTGATGTTCTAACACTGTAACTTTCAGGTTGCCCCGTATTTCAGTAACATTGAAGGAAAGTGAAGCATTGAATCGCTGTATTAGTTTTGCATAGGCGATTCTGTTATGTACTAACTCATatcagtttgtttctgtgtatCTAATTCTCGATTACTCTTTTTTGCAGGATTTGGATCTATGCTCCGAGCACTCGGTGCTCAGATTGAAAAAACAACCAATAGAGAGGCTTGCCGGGACCTCAGCGGAAGGAGGCTTCGTGATGTCAATCATGAGAAAGCGTGAGCATTTAGGCATTTTCTTAGAAGCTAGCACTGTACAAGAAATCGACGGCAGAGTTTGCTGTTAACAAAAGAGGTCACGTGACAGATGTTacagcagtttttattttgaatgctaAAAGGAGGGTGGTGAcgccctggaacaggttgcccaaggaggttgtggatgccccatccctggaggcattcaaggccaggctggatgtggctctgggcagcctggtctgctggttggtgaccctgcacgtagcaggggggttgaaattccataatcattgtggtccttttcaacccaggccattctatgattctatgaaaattgaAACTGTAAGCACAGATAAATGGGAATCACATAATGATTGCAGTTGGAAGGTCAACTCtagacctctggaggtcactTGGCCCAAGCCCGCTGCCCAAGCAGGCACACTTGGGACAGGAAGCCAGTGGTATCTTTTggaataattatatttttgaaaaatagagGTGATTGTACTGCAAAGTTCTGAGAGAAGACTGATCCACACCTCTGAGGTTTCTCATCTGAGAGTCTCACAGTTCTGTCTGAAGCTGCAAGACAGTGGTACTGGTGAAAGGTGACCGTACTGCTGTTTGTGGCTTCCAGAATGAACTTTGCTTTAGCAGACTTTTTGTATCATCCTTCCATCGTTCCTGTGGGcggttttgttcttttctcattGTCTCCTATCCTAGCAAGTGGTAAAAGCACGAGTAATTGCAAAGGAATGAGCTAATAGTATGTTAAATGTTGGAGATGCTCTCATGTCCGTGGATCTGTAACCTGCAGGATGGCTGAATGGGTGAAGCAGCAAGCGGAACgggaagcagaaaaagagcaaaggcGCTTGGAAAGGCTGCAGCGGAAACTTGCAGAGCCAAAGCACTTATTTACAAACCCAGACTACCAGCAGCAGTGTCACGAAATGGCTGAACGGCTAGAAGATTCTGTCCTTAAAGGTACCGCAGTTTAGCCTCACTTCCTCTCCTcgaaaaataaagcaagctaAGAGCTCAGTTCAGCGtggaatttaaagaaaaaaatatggctGACAATAACTCTTTCAGTTGAATTACATTTGAAATTCCTGGGAAATCTGTGGaatgcatttttcctctttgtctaCTGCTTTTCTTAAATTGCACTTGGCAGCGTGACAAAGATAGATGTGATGCTCCGTCTGTGAAATATCTTGTTTCATTTACTATGCTTTGTAGCTATTTCATTTACCCACTGGTTATTCCCTTACTGGCAGCTCATAATGAAACTCGAGGCTGATTGGGATGTAGAAACTAAGAGCTCATGTCAGGAATCCAATTGTAGTGTTGACTGTGTCATAATAAAGCAGTGTAAGAAAGCTTTTGCTGCTTCTGAGATTGCTGAATCTTCAAGTTTCTGTATATACCAATAGTGATTACTTTCAGTTagtgtcttgggctgcatctGAAATTAAAAGATAAACAGAATTTAGGGCAGACGTGAGTTGTGTATCAGTGAGGCAGACTTCAACTTTCCTTTTTAGGATTGCAGGCCTCGTCTAGCAAAGTAGTGTCACCAGAAAGCAGCAGCGGTCGGAAGCGTCCAGGTGAATCTGGGAAGAAAGGAACCAAATATGgaaaaaagagatgtttttgGTAAGTATTAGGATTCCATAAAGGTTTGAACACAGTGTAAGTTAGGTAGATGCACGTAAACAACATCTCATCTTAATGTAGACTTAAACAGCAGTGACTACATTGAGGTGATTAAATTGGAGAACAGTGTATCTAAATATTTGTAATGTACTGCTTATGCCAGGCTGGGCTTGGAAGGATTGGATGATAGCGACAGTTCAGATTCTGGTGACAGCGGTGAAGATGATTCCCCTCAGACATCTGATGGAAGCTGTCCATCGGGAAGCAGGCATAATGAAAACGCTGGAAATGCCAATGAATGTTCAAGCAGCTCTGTGGATTCGGTAGAGCACAGTCCAGCTGCCAGCGCTGCTGAGGAGGAGGCATTGCAGCAACCAGAGCTCACTGGAATAGATCAGCAGGAGGAGACCCGCACAGGTGGCCAACCTGACGTTCCAGCTGATGAAAGCAGTGAAATGACAAAGGCACCTCTGCAGGAAGAGGCCCAAGAAAAGAGTGAAGTAACTCAGACTatgaaggaagaagagcaagaaaacgTTTCTTCTAAGGCCCAGGAAACAAATCAGTTACCAAGCACAGTAAGTATGAAGTGGTACCAAATGtagtgtatttttcttcagttgcttGTACTtggatcactttttttttttcctgtgatccACAAAGTGAAGAGGTAGAAGAGGGTCTGTATCATCTGAATTGAATGCATTAGCTGTAAGTGCTTGAATTAGAACCAGTCTTCCGAAGGATTTAATAGAATCTTGAGAGATGGATTCAGACCAGACATCCAaaagttaaaaaggaaaaacagctcATCTGAAGATGGTGCATTATGCTACTTAGGTAAAGGGAATGTGCAAGTCAgtggcagctgcagccaaaAAAGGCTCTTGGTTGAGAGTCTCTTCACTGATCCCCATTAACTCCACATGCTGAAAGCTGAATTGTAGTAAAGTAGCAGTCTTGAGAGATCCTCAGTAGAGCAGGTCAGGGCAAAACTTTCTAAGATGGAAGATTTTTAATTGCCTATAGTTTCTATTAAGATGCAGTTGCCCTTGATTGTGTAGTGTTGTTTTTCCCAAGATCTGTGTTTCCTTCCACGTAAATAGATGCACTCAGTATCACTCGTGGTTGGTGagggaaggaaaataacacCCTTCAGTAGCATGAAAGACTCCTACCAATGCTCTTTGAGACATTACCAAACACTTGCCAACTTGACTCATCTTGTTTATAATGTAATTTGGCCATAATCAGTTTTTAAATTAGAAGTTGTTACATGTAGATGTCCCCTAAACCAATCAGCTGATTAATATTttagtgttttatttataaaagaCTTGAGTTTAATTCCCAAACTGACACaaacttcagcttttatttGACCATTAAAAGTCAGAAAGCAGTGGCTCCTGTACTAGAGAATTAGGCTTAATGTGTTAGGCTTCACCTGAACTTGCAAAATGTGGTGGAAGAATGATTTTGAAATGGATCATCCAGTCTATCAGGGATAGAAGCACTTCTGTATTGTTACCATACCATTAATCCTGCTGGCACTTGGGGTTGGTATCCCATCAGGAGCAGCGCTGACCATGAGATTCTTTCTCTGGCAGTAGCCAGGAGCATGCAAGGAAACAGCTTATTCTAGTATCAAgctaaaaaatgtattttttcagcCTTGAAGAGGTTGCttgagttttcttcctttgttcaaCATGAGCAGAAAGTCTCCCATCAGCTGCCATTGTCAACGGCTGAATTCTTTACGTGAAAATTTAGTACAGTTAAATGGAAAAAAGGCCAAGGCTGTAATCTGATAAGTTAGAACTTTATCATCTGTTGTACCATTAAAACAGGGAAGCTTTGAACTGGATGTTTACCATTCTCCACTGTTTACCTTTAGCTTAGTATTTGAGATGGTCTATTCTTAGAACAGGAAACTCCACCAGTCCTGTGGCAGATTGTTATTGCaggtggaaatatttttataatagtCCTTGATGgatgtttttcattattatttttaaagtagaaCTAGAATAATGTGACagccaggcttttttttcttcttttatggtCAGCAGCACAGGTTCTAATTCTGCTAGCACTGCAAGGGAGTGGTCTCAATCCCACCACTAGTGCTACTTGCTCTGAAGTCCCTTTGATGTCTCCAGCATTATACCTACCCCAGGACTAATAGGTGCTCTGTATACTGAACAAGGTGGGATTTTGTGTCCTGTTTTGGGTGTTAGGAAATTCCAGCTTTTGGGATGTCCAGTCCTTGTCTGTATTCTTCTGGGGCAAAGCTCTGACCAACTGCAGCTGGTGGCCCCTTGTTACTGCTTTTATGGGCGTATTGGTTGTATTCTGTATGTCATTACAAAGGGTCTGACAGCTTTGCCACGATGCTGGAAGCCAAGTTTAAGCTGCTGAACCACTAGGTGAGATGGTGGGCTGTTGTTTTTAGTACATTTGTCTTGGGAGTACTTAACATCCCTGGGGATAAAAACAGTGCCATCTGTTTTGTCTCCAGAATAAATTAAGTACTGTtactatttttcattattattctattttaaatgcGTTAATTCTGCTGGAGTTACTTTAAAAATTGAGCCATGTTCATAGCATTTAAAACGAGCAGCACTTCCATCCGGGGGGCTGTGTACATCCCAAGCTTAACCCCATCTGCAGCTTGTCTGGATGTGCTGAATTGAGCCTCTGACTAGCTCAGAGATGCTGCAAGTGGTGGAGTTgtagcagcacagctgcacgtTGGGTAGGAAGCCCAGTTGAGCATTCACTGTGCTCTGGGGTGTGTTAGCACTGCCATGATTTGTGTTATTATGGCCCTGCCTCTAGCTGGGCTCAGTTTGCTTGCACACGATGCAGTATCGCTTGTCCTGAATAGCACAGACATCATTAATAATGGGAACATCCAACAGAAGTATACGTGGGGATGTTGCTCAACTTCATCTCAAAGTTTGAAGTAATTTCCTGGGTAATCCTAATTTAAGGGCTTTTGTGAAATCAAGCATTTTGTCTGTACTtgttctcttccctcccccttcaggaagaaaacagtgattGTCATGggatgtttttctctctgcaggaTGTGGAACCAATCGACCTGCttgctttcagttctgctgctgaaatggaAGCGCTGGGGTTAGATAAGCTGAAGATGCAATTGATGGCCTTAGGACTGAAATGTGGAGGCACTTTGCAGGAGAGAGCAGCAAGGCTTTTTTCAGTGAGAGGTCTGTCCAGAGACCAGATTGATCCTTCCTTATTTGCAAAGCcttctaaagggaaaaaagggaaatcttAAATTACTTTGTGtctgtgtattttaatttttctgtattctaCTGTCACTGTGTACTGTCACAAAGAACTCTTTGGCATCTCTGGataattttttgtttccattttaatgaAGTTTAGCCGACACAACACAGAGGAAGCTGTTAAATAGCGAGTTAGTCATGTGTTCAATATTAAAGGAGTGAAATACTGCCTTGTGATAAGCTTTACCAACAGTTATAACCAATCTTAATGTAACAGAACGATCTCCCTGCAGATGGGAAGAAAGAACCCGTGTGTTTTCCAGAGAATGGAAACCATGGCACCATCCTCACCTGTTTAAAGAAGAACATCAATCCTTTCTTAGCTTTGTATTGGATCTCCTTTAGTATTTATTCCAGGAGCACAGTTAAAAGACAAACATCAGACTTGTGATTTGGGCTTAAAAGCTGAAGTTTCTTTGTATGAAAAGATTCCTATGGATGGGGGTCAGTCTTAATAAATTCTGTTCTGTGAATTAGTGAGATGTCAGGCATCAGTAACTAATTggtaaaaatgtttctttcacaAGAAGTTATATAAAGGAActtattttgctctttaaaaacaaatgagtggctggggaagaggaaagaattaCCTCctaagaaagtaaaaagaatgAAGTGCGTTTGCTCCTTGCTGAAGGTGAGTACGTTTCAGTGTTCATCTGAACCTGAATGGGAAATGTAGTGTCGGTTTTAACTTCTTTCCAGTGGCAAAAGCAATGAAGCAGGCACCCGAGTGTCTGCAGTGGTGGTGCTTTATCCCAGCACAGTCTGTAACCTCAGAGATGGGAGTTATCCCACAGGAGCCTTCACCACCTCGTTGGAACAGCAGCATGCTTTTATGACTGCAGGTACAGCTGCCGCTTCTTCGGGTTGAGAGGCTTTGGATTGGTGCCTCAGACTTCAGATTTTGCCACCATATGCTGAGAGTATTATGTTCATGAGCTACTTATCAGATTTCCTTGGAGAGACTTGGCCAAAT
This region includes:
- the SDE2 gene encoding replication stress response regulator SDE2 isoform X2; amino-acid sequence: MALLVREPLCSRARLRALPPGGGSVRGLLRDCARELNVPEESLYAKCNGRLAAGGDVLRDGAVYSLELRLCGGKGGFGSMLRALGAQIEKTTNREACRDLSGRRLRDVNHEKAMAEWVKQQAEREAEKEQRRLERLQRKLAEPKHLFTNPDYQQQCHEMAERLEDSVLKGLQASSSKVVSPESSSGRKRPGESGKKGTKYGKKRCFWLGLEGLDDSDSSDSGDSGEDDSPQTSDGSCPSGSRHNENAGNANECSSSSVDSVEHSPAASAAEEEALQQPELTGIDQQEETRTGGQPDVPADESSEMTKAPLQEEAQEKSEVTQTMKEEEQENVSSKAQETNQLPSTDVEPIDLLAFSSAAEMEALGLDKLKMQLMALGLKCGGTLQERAARLFSVRGLSRDQIDPSLFAKPSKGKKGKS
- the SDE2 gene encoding replication stress response regulator SDE2 isoform X1, translating into MALLVREPLCSRARLRALPPGGGSVRGLLRDCARELVSGGGTALWPRGRPSPARRPASLAANVPEESLYAKCNGRLAAGGDVLRDGAVYSLELRLCGGKGGFGSMLRALGAQIEKTTNREACRDLSGRRLRDVNHEKAMAEWVKQQAEREAEKEQRRLERLQRKLAEPKHLFTNPDYQQQCHEMAERLEDSVLKGLQASSSKVVSPESSSGRKRPGESGKKGTKYGKKRCFWLGLEGLDDSDSSDSGDSGEDDSPQTSDGSCPSGSRHNENAGNANECSSSSVDSVEHSPAASAAEEEALQQPELTGIDQQEETRTGGQPDVPADESSEMTKAPLQEEAQEKSEVTQTMKEEEQENVSSKAQETNQLPSTDVEPIDLLAFSSAAEMEALGLDKLKMQLMALGLKCGGTLQERAARLFSVRGLSRDQIDPSLFAKPSKGKKGKS